Genomic segment of Triticum aestivum cultivar Chinese Spring chromosome 6A, IWGSC CS RefSeq v2.1, whole genome shotgun sequence:
CCACTGTATTCTCATTCCTCTCCAATTATGGGCCCGTTCTGCAATGCTCCAGCTCCAAGCTTCCTCAACTTCACAAATGAAGCTGAGGCGAACGCTCTGGCTCCTGGAAGCTGGAATTGAGAAGCTAGCGATCTGTCTTAGTGTAAAAAAGGAGAAGATGGGGAAGCAGCTCTTTTCCAGATCCGTGAAAGAAAAAGTTGGAGTTGAGGGCAAATTACGCTGAGTTGCCACCACCAAGTGATTCTCAGCGTACCGGTTCAAGTTTCTTTGCCGAACTCCCTCTCGCATGCGTTGGCAATTTGTATTGGGCCCCAACCTGGCCTGCCAATCCCGTCAAATGGGCTGGCAGCCTCGTACGTATCGACCAAAAGCGGAAGCTGAGTTGCCGAACGCTTTCCAAGTCGCCACCAGAAGCGAGAAGTCGTGCGAGAAGCTGAATTTAGGAAGTTTTGGAGAAGCTAGGCCTGTTTCAGAACAGGCCCTATGTTGTGGCTGTCCCTTGTGTGCACAAGCATACCCATGTGTGTAGACGAACATATATTTGTGCGATTTGAACAATTTTCAAGATGTTATTTTATGATATAACATTTCAGAAGTAATGAGAGTGTTTGGTTCGCTCTTGCTTTTTGCACCAAGGGCGCAAGTATGTTAAATATGGAAGAATTAGGCAGGTGAATCAGTTACAGTACCATCAACCATCAATTATACAACAAGTGCTGAGACCTGACATGTTGTAATCGCATCAGTACACAGAGCAATTACAAGAATCAGTGAACAGTCGTTGCATGTTTCATTATAGATCGATCAAAACTTTATTCAGTGATGAGAACAACACATGGATCAAGCTCCAACCACAAGGACACAGTATGCAAAAGTCAAATAGTATCTGACACTCTTCATACATAACATATTATGAGAAGTTCATTCCcctcaataaataaataaattatgacAAGTTCATGATTTTTCTGTAACGAACAAGTGAACTTCAGCAGAAAAGAATGATACCCAATCATAGCATTGCGACTTACAGACACCAAAACGATCCTTGCTGCACTGTCCTACAGCCATCTCAACTCTATCGTGACACAAATGGCAATGTGTTGGGGTTCTATATAAATCAGTCAAATCACATAATAAATTTCGTTCGATATAGAAGATGTTTATAGATGCCCAAATCTTGAATGCCAACAGGGACGAGCCACAAACAACACATGGTGACGAATTTTTAAGATGCAGATGGTAGAACAAGATTAATCATCAGCCGCGACTAGGAAACCATACCCAATTCCCCCAAAACGTGGTCCAAATCAAATGGCAAGCAGAGAGTTGTACTGTAGTTATATTATAGGCGTCGAATTTACCAGAGCCGGGCGAACACATACCATAGGTTCAACATAAGATGGATCACAGTATCAACATAATAAACATGGACAGGTGAATAAGGCAGATGGGCACAACGAGCTAATAAGAAACCAACCAACTTTGCTGCATACAAGCTTGAATAGATGGGACAGATATGATGTTGAACGGCTAGGCTCAGCAGCATCATATAAAATCCCCAAGTTCTTCGGAATAACGGAGGATCCCGTCCTCGCTGCTGGCGAAGCGGAAGCGGCTGAAGTCAATCTTGTTCCACTCTTCCCTCAGCTCCTCCCAAAATTTGCCACTGTTGTCATAGTAGTCTTCGTCAACCTCGGCGTACCCCTTCTCGATCAGATCCTTGCGGACCTTGGCCTGCAACTCTCCAAACCTGTCATCGGCCTCCTTGTCGTTCCCCGGCGGCAGCTCCTTGTCCAGCTCCTCGCTTCTCTTGATCATATCAGCGGGGGATATTGTGGACGGAAGGATGTGGATGTTGGGGGGCTCCCACTTGTCGGCCAAGATCAGCCTTATGTCGTTTTTCAGCAGACGAACCTTGCCTGGGGCGGCCACGTCCCTGTACTCGGGCTTGGACTGCTCGAGGACCCTCTCCACCGCGGCATCCAGCTCTTGAGGTTCCAGATTGGCGGCCTCGGGAAAGTTTAACAACGTCTCCCTGACCACTGGCCGGTGCTTCGCAAATTCAGACTCCCAGTCATAATCATGATCATCCTCGTATTCAGATTCATAATCATCATCGTCATATTCAGACTCAtagtcatcctcatcctcatcataataACCATCATAGTCAGCATCATCTTGATAATAAAGATCGGCATCCTCATCAGCATAAACATCCTGTTCCCCAGCCTCAGCCTGAGGCTCAGAAACAGGCTCCTGAATCTCCGCCTCAGCCTGAAGCTCAGAAACAGGCTCCTCGATCTCTGCGTCAGCCTGAGGCCCAGAAAACGTTGCCTTAGCGATGCCCTGCTCCAGGAAGGGGTCGACCACCATAGGCTCGGCGGCGGCCACAGACACAACATCAGCGCGTCTGGGGAGTTTTGCCGTGGCCAGAATCTCATTGATCTCCTTTTCCTGCTCCTGCTCTTCATCATGATCCTGATCTGCCTCCTTGGCCTTCCTTTTCAGAAGAGCATACTCGCGGTTTAACGCCGTAGGCTCGGTGGCGCATCGCTCCGGCGTGCCGAACCCGTCGATGGCTGACTTCTGCTGCGCGGGATTGGAGGAAATCTCTTCGGCCGTGCACCGCCCCAGCACGCGCTTGGTGGCGAAACCCTCGTTGCCGGCCATCGGCGGATGTGATCCTGATGCCGAATCCACTCGCTTCGCCAAGTTTAGTGAGATTGGGATTTGTTGtaggaggaggggggcggcggcgtCTAGACGTATATAAAGGGGGTGAGGCTAACCCTACCTCCCGTCGGAACTGGGATCAGGCCATGG
This window contains:
- the LOC123132277 gene encoding MATH and LRR domain-containing protein PFE0570w, whose protein sequence is MAGNEGFATKRVLGRCTAEEISSNPAQQKSAIDGFGTPERCATEPTALNREYALLKRKAKEADQDHDEEQEQEKEINEILATAKLPRRADVVSVAAAEPMVVDPFLEQGIAKATFSGPQADAEIEEPVSELQAEAEIQEPVSEPQAEAGEQDVYADEDADLYYQDDADYDGYYDEDEDDYESEYDDDDYESEYEDDHDYDWESEFAKHRPVVRETLLNFPEAANLEPQELDAAVERVLEQSKPEYRDVAAPGKVRLLKNDIRLILADKWEPPNIHILPSTISPADMIKRSEELDKELPPGNDKEADDRFGELQAKVRKDLIEKGYAEVDEDYYDNSGKFWEELREEWNKIDFSRFRFASSEDGILRYSEELGDFI